In Gossypium arboreum isolate Shixiya-1 chromosome 6, ASM2569848v2, whole genome shotgun sequence, the following are encoded in one genomic region:
- the LOC108485775 gene encoding ferrochelatase-1, chloroplastic-like isoform X2, giving the protein MEEKIGVLLLNLGGPERLKDVQPFLYNLFADPDIIRLPGLFKLLQRPLAKLISVLRAPKSKEGYAAIGGGSPLRKITGEQANALRMALKAMNVNVSVYVGMRYWYPFTEEAIEQIKLDRIKKLVVLPLYPQFSISTTGSSIRVLQHIFREDVYLSRLPVSAILSWYQRQGYICSMADLIKEELERFEKARRG; this is encoded by the exons ATGGAGGAAAAAATTGGGGTTCTTCTTTTGAACCTTGGAGGGCCAGAGAGACTTAAAGATGTTCAACCTTTTTTATATAACTTGTTTGCTGATCCT GATATAATACGGTTGCCTGGGCTGTTTAAGTTACTTCAACGGCCATTGGCGAAGCTAATATCTGTTCTTCGAGCTCCAAAAAGTAAAGAAGGGTATGCTGCCATCGGTGGCGGCTCGCCTTTGCGTAAAATAACCGGTGAACAG GCAAATGCTCTTCGAATGGCTTTGAAGGCAATGAATGTGAATGTCAGTGTGTATGTTGGAATGCGATATTGGTATCCATTCACAGAGGAGGCCATTGAGCAG ATTAAGCTAGACAGGATAAAAAAGCTTGTTGTGCTGCCATTATATCCTCAGTTCTCCATTTCCACAACAGGGTCGAGCATCCGAGTTCTCCAGCATATTTTCAG GGAAGATGTATATTTATCGAGACTACCTGTTTCTGCCATCCTCTCTTGGTACCAACGACAAGGTTATATTTGTTCCATGGCTGACTTGATTAAAGAAGAGTTGGAGAGATTTGAAAAAGCCAGAAGAG GTTGA
- the LOC108485775 gene encoding ferrochelatase-1, chloroplastic-like isoform X1 — translation MEEKIGVLLLNLGGPERLKDVQPFLYNLFADPDIIRLPGLFKLLQRPLAKLISVLRAPKSKEGYAAIGGGSPLRKITGEQANALRMALKAMNVNVSVYVGMRYWYPFTEEAIEQIKLDRIKKLVVLPLYPQFSISTTGSSIRVLQHIFREDVYLSRLPVSAILSWYQRQGYICSMADLIKEELERFEKARRGHDIL, via the exons ATGGAGGAAAAAATTGGGGTTCTTCTTTTGAACCTTGGAGGGCCAGAGAGACTTAAAGATGTTCAACCTTTTTTATATAACTTGTTTGCTGATCCT GATATAATACGGTTGCCTGGGCTGTTTAAGTTACTTCAACGGCCATTGGCGAAGCTAATATCTGTTCTTCGAGCTCCAAAAAGTAAAGAAGGGTATGCTGCCATCGGTGGCGGCTCGCCTTTGCGTAAAATAACCGGTGAACAG GCAAATGCTCTTCGAATGGCTTTGAAGGCAATGAATGTGAATGTCAGTGTGTATGTTGGAATGCGATATTGGTATCCATTCACAGAGGAGGCCATTGAGCAG ATTAAGCTAGACAGGATAAAAAAGCTTGTTGTGCTGCCATTATATCCTCAGTTCTCCATTTCCACAACAGGGTCGAGCATCCGAGTTCTCCAGCATATTTTCAG GGAAGATGTATATTTATCGAGACTACCTGTTTCTGCCATCCTCTCTTGGTACCAACGACAAGGTTATATTTGTTCCATGGCTGACTTGATTAAAGAAGAGTTGGAGAGATTTGAAAAAGCCAGAAGAG GTCATGATATTCTTTAG